The DNA sequence aggtgcTGAGTGAAATACAAGTTTACCCATTTTAAGTAGTGTAAAAAGAATCAataatcaatatgtggcggtctgccttgatattgtggtgggccggtacaaataaatcaatgtatgggaaacactgaattcaCACTGTCAGAGCCGGTTTTTCTTATGTTTCAGTCCTGATCATCAGGCATCAAATTAACAATGTGAAACAACAACATCTTTATTCTGGAGCCACAGGTTGTAACAACCAATAAAAATGGGGGACCATATCTTAAAAGACCTGAGCCGATCCTCAAACAACAGAGGCAATTgtcacataaaaaatatttagaaaatatcCTTAAAATGAGACAAACAATACATGTCTGAAATTGTCTAACACAAATATGGAATTGGGTCCCTATTTTGATTGGCTGTAGTATAATGATGTGTTGTTTCACATTATACGTGTGATGTCTAATGAAGGTCCATGACGGAAACATTGTGCCTCTAATAAAGTTAGTGCTGACTGTCTGCAGGaattcaaacttttttttttgcatcattGCCTATTCCCATGCACCTGACCAAGAGTGGAATCGAATTGGACCTATTCATTAAAGCATTTAGACTTATTACAGAGACATTTGCAGGGATAGTCTATTCTTCACCTGATCATGCAAGCCGATGAACCGGAAGGCCTCCATGCTGAACTGGAATTGTCTCTTGTTGGTGGAGGAATGGATTTCAACAGATGAGTCCACTTTACACCTAgtaaggaaaaacaaaaacaacataagcCTTACAATAGGTGCCattaaagaaatattattttatttatggtttTAACATGATAAGAAAACAGAGTATAGTTTATGCTGAAGATGGTTAAGCGAAGCTTAGCTTGAGTTTTACATCCTGATATGGTAATATTGTATAGGTGAGCCtctaaggtaaaaaaaaacttccactCAGGTGGAAGATAGAGAGACATTTAATATACATCTATCCCTCCAGTGTCTACAAATGGGTAAACGAATGGACAACGTCAACCATTTCAATTCACTCTCCTTCACATCTATGAGCAATTTAGTTACAAACCTCATTTACAAGCAAACAAGAAATCTTTACAAATACTATTATGTCCTCTGTTGGCAGTAGGGGCTGAACTCACCCATTTTCAATGATGGAGTAGGTTGGCCGGTAGTTTGGGTTGTCATATGGTGCAGCGCTGCAGGACTCCACAAACAGCTCGGTGTTGTTGGCTGAAGAGGTGGCATCTATCTGCATGTAGATCCTGCTCCCTACGTCGTACTCCAGAGGGTATGAATTTCGATCAATCTTGGTTTGGAATTGGTTATCAGGAAAGAACTCAAACTGGTAAGTGAAAGTACCAAAGCCTTTCTCCCACACTGTGATACTTTTCCTGTGTGCTGTGTAGCCAAGTGTCACGTTCCCCCGTTTGGGGTACTGGCAGTAGAACTGAACTTCCAGCAGGTGTTTCCTGGTGATCAGGTCTTCTGTGTTGTCGACCGCGGTGATTTCATTCTTAAAAATGAGGTTGTCATCATCTTCCTGTGGAGGAAAAGGTTATGGATTCAGTCCTGACACTGCTAATGAAAAGGAAAATCTACACCAGTAACTGAGAGAANNNNNNNNNNNNNNNNNNNNNNNNNNNNNNNNNNNNNNNNNNNNNNNNNNNNNNNNNNNNNNNNNNNNNNNNNNNNNNNNNNNNNNNNNNNNNNNNNNNNTCCACTGGAgtataaaaaagataaataaactaTCAATACCTGCCACTGGATCAGAACTTTTAACCTTTTGCACTCTGGCCACACCTATGCATCCAGCGCTGTTACACCAAGTGTTGACTAAACTATGTCAAGTATGTTCATTCCTAAcctcagttttatttgtgtcactgtgtggtgaaaacaaaggaaaaccaCATGTAATGATCAAAACATTGTCAGAAGTTGATGAATTGTTTACAGGCTAAATAAAGCTTTTGAAACCCCATTGGATCATATGTGGAATAAATAGGAGAGGTTTTATTCACTCATGAAGAGCTGATTTTTTGGAAAAACTTGATTTTCACAGGACAGAGATCTTCATGGTGGGTTCTGGTCAAACTTTTTGGGGGAGCCTGGATGCCTGTATTTCAATCCGGCCATGTGTAATGTCACAAATGCAGGTGAAGCTAGAGGTCCAGCATGAAGGTTTCAATCTAGTGAGGACTGTGAAGCTGCACGTTCTTGCTCAATGTGATTGAGGCTCACTAAAATGTGTAGAAAAACCCAACTTACCAAGTACAGAGAATTGCAATGGTAGTTTACTGAGAGGAGGAGTGGTGGAGTGCAGGTGTGTCCTGCTGCTAGTGTGTCGCGGAGTGGTAGTTGCTTCAGTGGTTGGGGTTGTTGTGGAAAAAAACCACCACCATGGGTCATAGGTCGGTTCTGCTGTTGTAATTTGTCCTGTGGTTGTAGTGGTTGGGGTTGTGGTTGGGGTTGTTGTGGGAAAAAACCACCACCATGGGTCATAGGTCGGTTCTGCCGTTGTAATTTGTCCTGTGGTTGCTTCAGTGGTTGGGGTTGGGGTTGTTGTGGGAAAAAACCACCACCATGGGTCATAGGTCGGTTCTGCCGTTGTAATTTGTCCTGTGGTTGTAGTGGTTGGGGTTGTGGTCGGGGTTGTTGTGGGAAAAAACCACCACCATGGGTCATCGGTCGGTTCTGCCGTTGTAATTTGTCCTGTGGTTGCTTCAGTGGTTGGGGTTGGGGTTGTTGTGGAAAAAAACCACCACCATGGGTCATCGGTCGGTTCTGCCGTTGTAATTTGTCCTGTGGTTACTTCAGTGGTTGGGGTTGTGGTTGTTGTGGAAAAAAACCACCACCATGGGTCATAGGTCGGTTCTGCTGTTGTAATTTGTCCTGTGGTTACTTCAGTGGTTGGGGTTGGGGTTGTTGTGGAAAAAAACCACCACCATGGGTCATAGGTCGGTTCTGTTGTTGTAATTTGTCCTGTGGTTACTTCAGTGGTTGGGGTTGGGGTTGGGGTTGTTGTGGAAAAAAACCACCACCATGGGTCATAGGTCGGTTCTGCCGTTGTAATTTGTCCTGTGGTTACTTCAGTGGTTGGGGTTGTGGTTGGGGTTGTTGTGGGAAAAAACCACCACCATGGGTCATAGGTCGGTTCTGCCGTTGTAATTTGTCCTGTGGTTGCTTCAGTGGTTGGGGTTGTGGTCGGGGTTGTTGTGGGAAAAAACCACCACCATGGGTCATAGGTCGGTTCTGCCGTTGTAATTTGTCCTGTGGTTGTAGTGGTTGGGGTTGTGGTCGGGGTTGTTGTGGGAAAAAACCACCACCATGGGTCATAGGTCGGTTCTGCCGTTGTAATTTGTCCTGTGGTTGCTTCAGTGGTTGGGGTTGGGGTTGTTGTGGGAAAAAACCACCACCATGGGTCATAGGTCGGTTCTGCCGTTGTAATTTGTCCTGTGGTTACTTCAGTGGTTGGGGTTGTGGTCGGGGTTGTTGTGGAAAAAAACCACCACCATGGGTCATCGGTCGGTTCTGCCGTTGTAATTTGTCCTGTGGTTACTTCAGTGGTTGGGGTTGTGGTTGGGGTTGTTGTGGAAAAAAACCACCACCATGGGTCATAGGTCGGTTCTGCCGTTGTAATTTGTCCTGTGGTTACTTCAGTGGTTGGGGTTGTGGTTGGGGTTGTTGTGGAAAAAAACCACCACCATGGGTCATAGGTCGGTTCTGCTGTTGTAATTTGTCCTGTGGTTGCTTCAGTGGTTGTGGTTGGGGTTGTTGTGGAAAAAAACCACCACCATGGGTCATAGGTCAGTTCTGCTGTTGTAGGGATTGTGGTTGGTGCTGCGGTTGTAGCTTGTCTCTTTCTCAGTGGATCCCTGGAGGACCTGGATCCATCAGTGTAGGCCAGAGAGATGCGCCCTTGTGGGAAGTCCTCCACCACCAACTCAAATCCATACGCTCTGGCGTCGGCATAAGAGTATCGGTAGTGTAATGTGCAAGAGCCCTGACAATGTGAACATTTAGTAGTTAAGGGAGGCAAAGCATCAAGCCAGTGTTGTACAAGGTATTGGGAAATTGATTTTTCAACTAACCTGATCCAAGTCGAAGCCTGAAGGTTGGTTGCATGAGCTGCACTCAGTACCTATGATATTTCCATATCTGCATCGAACTTTGTCACCATCAGGATCAAAGGACATCAGCTTGTATGTCCGTGGGCAGTTCTGAGGAACTCTTGAACAGACACATTAACACAAGTTAGTAACAGTCTACGGAAAAGGATCAAATTAGCAGAATTATAAACAGCACGCTTGcatagggaaatataaaaaagcaaTGCAAACTGTAACACAAAGTCAGTTACATGGTGGTAAAGTTTTAAAACATGGAATATGCAGAATCACAAAGATTTCTTCTGTTATTCAtaaggaaagacaaaaaaaattttttttagtttggtCGAAAAAATCTTAcaggtaaaaaaataaacacattgtgAAGCATGTTGTATTGCCAGATtctctttgttttcattcatagCAAGAGGGTTTGAGTTTCTCAACCTAAAAGCAGACGCTGACTAAAGAGACCTCCAACCCCAAACCCAAAGTAGGTGGGGGTTGAACACGTTCTGCTACATCAAAGACTCTTTACCTGAGTGCTGTTGTGAAAGAAGCACACACAGACCAACCGAACCTCCAGTGAATTTAGAGTGACTTGCTTTACCATTAAGACTATAAAAGTGCCAGCTTTAACAATTTCCAAGCAAAACCTGAATGTAACCCTCACATGAACTGAAGATTTGACAGAACCTTTGGATTGACAGAACCACTTTGGGAGGGGTTGGAAGCATAAACTGTCTCCAAGATGGGtcttccaaacacacacatgcaaaatgcTGTCCTCCCTTCTCAGTTCACATGAAATTGATAGCTGATAAAATCAGCATACGTGACTATAAAACTCTGCAGGCATTTTGGTTCTATCCTTCCACAGTTTTAAAAATCAACCTGCAAATGTGAAAAGTTATCCATCAGTTGTCAGTGTCTTgccttgtttcctgttttaatcTGAAGTTGTCCACGTTTGCTGTCTGTGTCTAGTTTTGCTTCctattctgtttcttcctggaTGTGATCAACCTGTTTTATGTATAGGATTTAATTcctgtgttctgttcagtctgtgcTGGACCATTGTGGTGTCATGCCTGCGTCTGCCTAATCTCTGCCTGTACAGCTACTAGTTTTTGGCTCAGGGTCAGGGTTTTTGTGGAGTTAGAGCCATCCCTGCCTGGTTTATTGTTTGCTCTTGGTTtgcttttggatttctgttagtTGGACTGTTAGTTTGGGTTTTCTTGGATCAGCATTTCCACAGTCAGCTGTGTGCTTTATGTTTGTGTCTCAAATGAATCATAAAAGACTGGACCTTCTGAGTCTGCTTCTTGGCCCGCAAGCAGTTTTTGCCTGAACACACTACACAGCCTGAATTGTTTAAACACAATTTCTAATAATACTAACAGATGAATAAGCAGCCtaactaaatataaaatacaccaTCTGAT is a window from the Micropterus dolomieu isolate WLL.071019.BEF.003 ecotype Adirondacks linkage group LG20, ASM2129224v1, whole genome shotgun sequence genome containing:
- the LOC123959260 gene encoding oncoprotein-induced transcript 3 protein-like, translated to MESHIVPGNYKGPHVFTLLILLWNQALVEIIEKGKDALSIIGSNLTSVKEVPQNCPRTYKLMSFDPDGDKVRCRYGNIIGTECSSCNQPSGFDLDQEDDDNLIFKNEITAVDNTEDLITRKHLLEVQFYCQYPKRGNVTLGYTAHRKSITVWEKGFGTFTYQFEFFPDNQFQTKIDRNSYPLEYDVGSRIYMQIDATSSANNTELFVESCSAAPYDNPNYRPTYSIIENGCKVDSSVEIHSSTNKRQFQFSMEAFRFIGLHDQVYISCSVLMCEAGDPHTRCSQGCINSTSRVGHHHNHRKREAVTQSLRHFVSQGPLRLTRSAESTGSPVMNLDLNLVFIAGCLLAAVAMICALAMFKAKMSRAKYQPLPTFVN